A DNA window from Selenomonas sp. oral taxon 126 contains the following coding sequences:
- a CDS encoding beta strand repeat-containing protein — MTEYLSNGTYRSYAIGTKEQDKPAFSAVTKANGMAQYAPKAGLTYNWTGGRSGHTTEKHYSYGSRFIAWGLIPTGVVGEAMKEENIKNGTTRITTVERSAGDTLPNGAYFGEGDTSKEFRVDGNVYSSDSNPFPDPPDSTKYYGKWLEDKDGNRLYNEDGTPKMDDRKTGKFLGYGIYFLQWNTRKTTDTNNTYHVAADRTIGVDFLTSHEQGNVDVHTKGNLVLNGAIRNLTNRDYAVNLKSDAGRIESSRGNNGIAYTNNLTASAAQGMNLVQSAANTDAVSKVELSTTAGAIDFTAQRGDVQIVKAYAGASSLSDVRIRANGSIRAAQGANPAVKGANITLTSTAAVDLPVWAEGRVDVTADGNITLTQKQTNGDLRVGKISSANGDVHLTAEQGSIIDAVAEEGTLSDADERMKRWKELGLTHGSDAANESTHAAAAAKEERLEGLRRLGKVAAREMSAKGATDAQVEALYNNYQSISEAYRTDADIQKARAAYIAELKASHEAGWSAEEAYKNTIGKAEEKFFADRGIVPTSEHSKTEVDKVRTFIRDYKTLDESKSYGWSANGLRYAIQNSVINSTPGQVTEVKEPNIVGRNITLTAGANRGIGEDGTKKSIANADLMQEENLRALSNARAGELRWTESGVEITRTRPVKVQMRDGGKLNLYGDQRIYVLGKDSTLNLGTVASKGNVDLQGDKGIYGGDTAITAANLSLRAGNGGIGRADRHLLINASGVLDANASGGIYIKQDAARLLTIQSVGSNGDVVLTASKGMRMTNEAGKTDGYIKGRRITLTSDAGDLGTAADGIRIASESLLFANAGTHDVHIASKDSGSLLLGGLKGRNISVSAVNKVELKEADDKAAQLTAEETTNITSSDGSIALTNGAITAKTVNLSAKNGITQSESGSIKSNTLSVKSDGAVSLLGTQNRFPVLTMAGLSGDMVGGSVHIVNTGAMTVADLAAAGNVTIMQKGALTTGAVKTVKAGAATGDVRLHTDDKLTVRGDMDAAGSAELTADKDIAVDGAVTTGGDLKARAKNDLTVNGAISSHGMTQIDAGHDAKFNGNLTSDKDLTILAKNNIVTKEGANLYTKENGRLKAHAAELGGDVRADGTLTIETDERLAVKNVMAGGAATLNAGTNLTAQNVSAGGVATLHAGTDLTAQNVSAGGKAELTAGHDAAINGTVTTGGDLTAHAINDLTVRGAILSHGMAQIDAGHDVVIDGTVTTDGDLTARATNDLTVNGAISSHGMTQIDAGHDAKFNGNLTSDKDLTILAKNNIITKEGATLYTKADGRLKAHSAELGGDVRADGTLTIETDERLAVKNVMAGGVATLNAGTDLTAQNVSAGKDAALTAGKNLSVRDVTAGGAATLNAGTNLTAQNVKAGGAATLHAGTDLTAQNVSAGGKAELTAGHDAAINGTVTTGGDLTARAINDLTVRGAILSHGMAQIDAGHDAAIDGTVTTDGDLKAHATNDLTVNGAISSHGMTQIDAGHDAKFNGNLTSDKDLTILAKNNIITKEGATLYTKADGRLKAHAAELGGDVRADGTLTIETDDTLTAKNVTAGKAATLKAGTDLKAANVTAEEAATLNAGTNLTAQNVSAGGTATLNAGTQITAQNVTAGGKATLTAGTSLKANDVKAGGAADLHSQKEMETGSISADTVKLRAEDGDIHSHGAVHASKEASVSTGTQGTIKLEKGLTAGKDITFATKNGDMLFGGDIHSTGGNIKATVATKGDIKQIGDAKVSVKADAKGIGNVTITNSGEGDVDLHRIYADRDVRVGLAHGNIHVYEINGALVAVMLKDESKKMNLENIIAERRMIVQGADMNLDNVRVREGADGMLSIEPSGARDDRPIDNFTMGNLDLGGSAGVRFERLWANKAKFKISGGRVRFDKLFIEGRADISYAGQETSIYGTPPQIDGNPVTYWNDVNRNNPRSNLDAWRGSDAQGWMHIFFTGPNRQESNGNLLALSNYRFVYSQRENLVDFMGRALRQNMDAALGGLRVSATDGKALAMQEQAENADMSAENAKEDAITVEM; from the coding sequence ATGACCGAGTATTTGAGCAACGGCACGTACCGCTCCTATGCGATCGGTACGAAGGAGCAGGATAAGCCTGCCTTCAGTGCAGTCACAAAGGCAAACGGCATGGCGCAGTACGCGCCGAAGGCGGGGCTGACCTACAACTGGACGGGCGGCAGGAGCGGTCATACGACAGAGAAGCACTACAGCTACGGCAGCCGCTTTATTGCGTGGGGGCTGATTCCGACCGGTGTGGTTGGGGAAGCCATGAAAGAGGAGAATATCAAAAACGGCACAACGCGCATTACCACGGTGGAGCGCAGTGCAGGAGATACGCTCCCGAACGGCGCCTATTTCGGCGAGGGCGATACGAGCAAAGAGTTCCGGGTAGACGGCAATGTGTATTCGTCGGACAGCAACCCATTCCCCGACCCGCCCGACAGTACGAAGTATTACGGTAAATGGTTGGAAGATAAGGACGGCAATCGTCTCTATAACGAGGATGGCACGCCGAAGATGGATGATCGAAAAACGGGAAAATTCCTCGGGTATGGCATTTACTTCTTACAGTGGAACACCAGAAAAACGACCGATACGAACAACACCTATCACGTCGCGGCAGACCGCACGATCGGTGTGGACTTCCTCACGAGCCACGAACAGGGCAATGTGGACGTGCATACAAAGGGAAATCTCGTCCTGAACGGTGCCATCCGCAATCTGACGAATCGTGACTATGCCGTCAATCTGAAATCGGATGCGGGCAGGATCGAGAGCAGCCGTGGGAACAACGGCATCGCCTACACGAACAACCTGACGGCGAGTGCTGCACAGGGCATGAATCTCGTGCAGAGCGCAGCGAATACGGATGCAGTATCGAAGGTCGAGCTTTCCACAACGGCAGGCGCGATCGACTTTACCGCACAGCGCGGCGACGTACAGATCGTCAAGGCATATGCGGGCGCATCGTCGCTTTCGGATGTACGCATTCGCGCCAATGGCAGCATTCGTGCGGCACAGGGCGCCAACCCTGCCGTGAAGGGCGCGAACATCACGCTCACGAGCACGGCGGCAGTCGATCTTCCCGTTTGGGCAGAGGGCAGAGTTGACGTGACGGCGGATGGCAACATCACATTGACGCAGAAACAGACCAATGGCGATCTGAGAGTTGGCAAGATCAGCAGTGCAAATGGTGACGTACATCTCACGGCGGAGCAAGGCTCGATCATCGACGCCGTGGCGGAGGAGGGAACGCTCTCTGATGCAGATGAACGCATGAAGCGTTGGAAAGAGCTCGGGCTGACGCATGGAAGCGATGCGGCAAACGAAAGCACACACGCCGCAGCCGCCGCCAAGGAGGAACGTCTCGAGGGGCTGCGGAGGCTCGGCAAGGTGGCCGCGCGGGAGATGAGCGCGAAAGGAGCGACAGATGCACAGGTGGAGGCGCTCTATAACAACTATCAGAGCATCTCCGAGGCGTACCGCACGGATGCGGACATACAGAAGGCACGTGCGGCATATATTGCCGAGCTGAAAGCCTCGCACGAAGCGGGCTGGTCGGCAGAGGAGGCGTATAAAAACACCATTGGCAAAGCAGAGGAGAAATTCTTTGCTGACCGCGGCATTGTCCCGACGTCGGAGCATTCAAAGACAGAGGTGGACAAGGTACGCACCTTCATCCGCGACTACAAGACGCTCGATGAGAGCAAGAGCTACGGATGGAGTGCGAACGGGCTGCGCTATGCCATCCAAAACAGTGTCATCAACTCGACGCCGGGCCAGGTCACAGAGGTCAAGGAACCGAACATCGTCGGGCGCAATATCACGCTCACAGCGGGCGCAAATCGCGGCATCGGCGAGGACGGTACAAAGAAAAGCATCGCCAATGCCGACCTCATGCAGGAGGAGAATCTGCGTGCGCTCTCGAATGCACGCGCGGGCGAGCTGCGCTGGACGGAGAGCGGTGTAGAGATCACGCGTACGCGTCCCGTCAAGGTACAGATGCGTGACGGCGGCAAGCTCAATCTGTACGGCGATCAACGCATTTACGTTCTCGGCAAGGACAGCACGCTGAACCTCGGCACCGTCGCCTCCAAGGGGAACGTCGATCTGCAGGGCGACAAAGGCATCTATGGCGGCGATACAGCCATCACGGCGGCGAACCTCTCCCTGCGCGCCGGCAACGGCGGCATCGGCAGGGCAGACAGACATTTGCTCATCAACGCGAGCGGCGTGCTCGACGCCAATGCGTCGGGCGGTATCTATATCAAACAGGATGCGGCGCGTCTGCTGACCATTCAGTCGGTCGGCAGCAACGGCGATGTCGTTCTGACCGCCTCCAAGGGAATGCGCATGACGAACGAGGCCGGCAAAACCGACGGCTACATCAAGGGCAGACGCATCACGCTGACCTCGGATGCGGGCGACCTCGGTACGGCGGCAGACGGCATCCGCATCGCCTCAGAGAGCCTCCTCTTTGCCAATGCAGGTACGCATGATGTCCATATCGCGAGCAAAGACAGCGGATCGCTCCTGCTCGGCGGACTGAAAGGCAGGAACATCTCGGTCAGCGCGGTCAACAAAGTGGAACTCAAGGAGGCAGACGACAAAGCCGCGCAGCTCACGGCGGAAGAAACAACGAACATCACATCGAGCGATGGCAGTATTGCGCTCACGAACGGCGCGATCACGGCAAAGACCGTCAATCTCTCCGCGAAGAATGGCATCACGCAGAGCGAAAGCGGCAGCATAAAGAGCAATACGCTGAGCGTAAAGTCGGATGGTGCGGTCAGTCTCCTCGGCACGCAGAACAGATTCCCTGTTCTTACGATGGCGGGGCTCTCCGGCGATATGGTCGGCGGCAGCGTCCACATTGTGAATACGGGCGCGATGACGGTGGCGGATCTTGCAGCAGCAGGCAACGTCACCATCATGCAGAAAGGCGCGCTGACAACCGGCGCCGTCAAGACGGTGAAGGCGGGTGCTGCGACGGGCGACGTGCGCCTGCATACCGATGATAAACTCACGGTGCGGGGCGACATGGATGCCGCAGGCAGCGCAGAGCTGACAGCGGATAAAGACATCGCTGTTGACGGCGCAGTGACGACCGGCGGCGACCTCAAGGCGCGTGCAAAGAATGATCTTACCGTGAATGGCGCAATATCGTCGCACGGCATGACGCAGATCGACGCGGGTCACGATGCCAAATTCAATGGCAACCTGACCTCGGATAAGGATCTTACGATTCTTGCGAAGAACAACATCGTGACGAAGGAGGGAGCAAATCTCTATACCAAAGAAAACGGCAGACTGAAAGCCCATGCGGCAGAGCTTGGCGGCGATGTTCGTGCGGACGGCACGCTGACGATTGAGACCGATGAGCGACTCGCGGTAAAGAATGTCATGGCAGGAGGCGCGGCGACGCTGAACGCAGGTACGAACCTCACGGCGCAGAATGTGTCGGCAGGAGGTGTGGCAACACTCCATGCGGGCACTGACCTCACGGCGCAGAATGTGTCGGCGGGCGGCAAGGCGGAGCTGACAGCAGGTCATGATGCAGCGATAAACGGCACAGTGACGACCGGCGGCGACCTCACGGCGCACGCGATCAACGATCTCACGGTGCGCGGCGCCATACTCTCGCACGGCATGGCGCAGATCGACGCGGGTCATGACGTAGTGATTGACGGCACAGTGACGACGGACGGCGACCTCACGGCGCGTGCAACCAACGATCTTACCGTAAATGGCGCAATATCGTCGCATGGTATGACGCAGATCGACGCGGGTCACGATGCCAAATTCAATGGCAACCTGACCTCGGATAAGGATCTTACGATTCTTGCGAAGAACAACATCATAACGAAGGAGGGAGCAACGCTCTACACGAAGGCGGACGGTCGGCTCAAAGCCCACAGCGCAGAGCTTGGCGGCGATGTTCGTGCGGACGGCACGCTGACGATTGAGACCGATGAGCGACTCGCGGTAAAGAATGTCATGGCAGGAGGTGTGGCGACGCTCAATGCGGGCACTGACCTCACGGCGCAGAACGTGTCGGCGGGCAAGGATGCCGCACTGACGGCAGGAAAGAACCTGTCCGTGCGTGACGTTACGGCGGGCGGTGCGGCGACGCTGAACGCGGGTACGAACCTTACGGCACAGAATGTGAAAGCGGGAGGTGCGGCAACACTCCATGCGGGTACTGACCTCACGGCGCAGAATGTGTCGGCGGGCGGCAAGGCGGAGCTGACAGCGGGTCATGATGCAGCGATAAACGGCACAGTGACGACCGGCGGCGACCTCACGGCGCGCGCGATCAACGATCTCACGGTGCGCGGCGCCATACTCTCGCACGGCATGGCGCAGATCGACGCGGGTCATGACGCAGCGATTGACGGCACAGTGACGACGGACGGCGACCTCAAGGCGCATGCAACCAACGATCTTACCGTAAATGGCGCAATATCGTCGCATGGCATGACGCAGATCGACGCGGGTCACGATGCCAAATTCAATGGCAACCTGACCTCGGATAAGGATCTTACGATTCTTGCGAAGAACAACATCATAACGAAGGAGGGAGCAACGCTCTACACGAAGGCGGACGGTCGGCTCAAAGCCCATGCGGCAGAGCTTGGCGGCGATGTTCGTGCGGATGGCACGCTGACGATTGAAACCGACGATACATTGACGGCAAAGAATGTCACGGCAGGAAAAGCGGCAACGCTCAAAGCCGGTACTGACCTCAAGGCAGCGAATGTGACGGCAGAAGAGGCGGCAACGCTGAACGCAGGTACGAATCTCACGGCACAGAATGTGTCGGCAGGAGGTACGGCGACGCTGAACGCCGGCACACAGATCACTGCACAGAACGTCACGGCGGGCGGCAAGGCGACTCTGACCGCGGGGACATCCCTCAAGGCAAATGATGTCAAAGCAGGCGGCGCAGCCGACCTTCATTCCCAAAAGGAGATGGAGACGGGCAGCATTTCCGCTGACACCGTAAAACTCCGTGCTGAGGACGGCGACATCCACAGCCACGGCGCAGTCCATGCGAGCAAGGAGGCCTCCGTCTCCACAGGGACACAGGGCACAATCAAACTCGAGAAAGGACTGACGGCGGGCAAGGATATTACCTTCGCCACAAAGAACGGCGATATGCTCTTTGGCGGCGATATTCACAGCACAGGAGGAAACATCAAAGCGACGGTTGCCACCAAGGGCGACATCAAGCAGATCGGCGATGCAAAAGTCTCCGTGAAAGCCGATGCCAAGGGAATCGGCAACGTCACCATCACGAACAGCGGCGAAGGCGATGTTGACCTGCATCGCATCTACGCAGACCGCGATGTCCGCGTCGGCCTTGCACACGGCAACATCCATGTCTATGAGATCAACGGCGCGCTTGTCGCCGTCATGCTGAAAGACGAGAGCAAGAAGATGAACCTCGAAAACATCATTGCGGAACGCCGCATGATCGTTCAGGGGGCGGATATGAATCTTGATAACGTCCGTGTTCGCGAGGGAGCGGATGGAATGCTCTCCATCGAACCGAGCGGTGCGCGTGACGATCGGCCGATTGACAATTTCACAATGGGCAATCTCGATCTGGGCGGCAGCGCAGGCGTTCGCTTTGAGCGGCTGTGGGCGAACAAAGCAAAATTCAAGATATCCGGCGGCAGGGTGCGCTTTGACAAACTCTTTATCGAGGGCAGGGCGGACATTTCCTACGCAGGACAGGAGACGAGCATCTACGGCACGCCGCCGCAGATCGACGGCAACCCCGTGACCTACTGGAATGATGTCAACAGGAACAACCCGCGCTCCAACCTGGATGCGTGGCGCGGCTCTGATGCACAGGGGTGGATGCACATCTTCTTCACGGGACCGAACCGGCAGGAGAGCAACGGCAATCTGCTTGCGCTTTCGAACTATCGCTTCGTTTATTCGCAGCGGGAGAATTTGGTTGACTTCATGGGTCGTGCATTGCGGCAGAATATGGATGCCGCGCTTGGCGGACTGCGTGTCTCTGCGACGGACGGCAAGGCGCTCGCCATGCAGGAGCAGGCGGAAAATGCAGATATGTCGGCAGAAAACGCAAAGGAGGATGCAATTACCGTAGAGATGTAA
- a CDS encoding glucose-6-phosphate isomerase codes for MSLVLKSGFTFDYDNLYGEGKVTDADLAFYAEDLKKAHEAMKVMREKGFIRAHLSKDGEPEKVLFSQTPYIEEGHINSPSSIARLKELGKHVQENTDVVISLGIGGSFLGNKVLFDVHCGELWNSLSNEQRDNYPRIYFSGNNIDPRRTGDIINHLRDVAQIKKKNGAGPLRIMLLVISKSGGTLDTMSNFMVMYDEFMKADNVEVEVVAVTDPNEEKPTLLKKLAMDMGWKQFAVPDGVGGRFTVFTEVGLTLAACIGFDIESFLAGARDMDAACQSDDLWQNPAMLNAALKFAASEKHGRDIEIMMPYGDYLKSVSEWYIQLLAESLGKQFNKEGKEVCYGRTPVVAVGTTDMHAQTQQHQEGKLNKVVQFIRIDKWADDLVIPNAFPEVKKLADIAGVTMGAALEVARQSNADALASNKRYSAVFALPELTPYHLGELLYLLAMSIAYEGELADVDAFDQPGVEAYKRIMGPKLQALKG; via the coding sequence ATGAGTCTTGTACTGAAATCCGGATTTACATTTGACTATGACAATCTCTACGGCGAGGGCAAGGTGACGGACGCCGACCTCGCATTCTACGCAGAGGATCTCAAGAAGGCGCATGAGGCGATGAAGGTCATGCGCGAAAAGGGCTTTATCCGTGCGCATCTCTCGAAGGACGGCGAGCCGGAGAAGGTGCTGTTCTCACAGACGCCCTACATCGAGGAGGGGCATATCAACTCGCCCTCGTCGATTGCGCGGCTGAAGGAGCTCGGCAAGCACGTGCAGGAGAACACGGATGTCGTGATCTCGCTCGGCATCGGCGGCTCGTTCCTCGGGAACAAGGTGCTGTTCGATGTGCACTGCGGCGAACTCTGGAACTCGCTCTCGAACGAGCAGCGCGACAACTATCCGCGCATCTATTTCAGCGGCAACAATATTGACCCGCGCCGCACGGGCGACATCATCAACCATCTGAGGGATGTCGCGCAGATCAAGAAGAAGAACGGGGCAGGGCCGCTGCGCATCATGCTCCTCGTCATCTCGAAGTCGGGCGGCACGCTCGACACGATGTCCAACTTCATGGTCATGTACGATGAGTTCATGAAGGCGGACAACGTCGAGGTCGAGGTGGTCGCTGTCACTGACCCGAACGAGGAGAAGCCAACGCTGCTCAAGAAGCTCGCGATGGACATGGGCTGGAAGCAGTTCGCCGTGCCGGACGGCGTGGGCGGACGCTTCACGGTCTTCACCGAGGTCGGGCTCACGCTCGCCGCGTGCATCGGCTTTGACATCGAGAGCTTCCTCGCGGGTGCACGTGACATGGATGCGGCGTGCCAAAGCGACGATCTCTGGCAGAATCCCGCCATGCTCAATGCTGCGCTGAAATTTGCGGCATCGGAGAAGCACGGGCGCGACATCGAGATCATGATGCCCTACGGTGACTATCTGAAATCCGTCTCCGAGTGGTACATCCAGCTGCTCGCCGAGTCGCTCGGCAAGCAGTTCAACAAGGAGGGCAAGGAAGTCTGCTACGGGCGTACGCCTGTCGTTGCGGTCGGTACGACGGATATGCACGCGCAGACGCAGCAGCATCAGGAGGGCAAGCTCAACAAGGTCGTGCAGTTCATCCGCATCGACAAGTGGGCGGACGATCTCGTGATTCCGAACGCATTCCCCGAGGTCAAGAAGCTCGCGGATATTGCGGGTGTCACGATGGGGGCGGCGCTCGAGGTTGCACGTCAGTCGAACGCGGACGCACTCGCGTCGAACAAGCGCTACAGTGCGGTCTTTGCGTTGCCGGAGCTGACGCCGTATCATCTCGGCGAGCTGCTCTATCTGCTCGCGATGTCCATTGCCTACGAGGGCGAACTCGCGGATGTGGACGCATTCGATCAGCCGGGCGTGGAGGCGTACAAGCGCATCATGGGACCGAAGCTCCAGGCGTTGAAGGGATAA
- a CDS encoding phosphomannomutase/phosphoglucomutase — protein MAVTDKGFGAYDVRGIYPDEVNEELAYRVGRSFPTLFGAKKVAIGHDIRLSGPAIRDALAKGLTEAGCDVVDIGQCGTEMIYFATAHLGLGGGIMITASHNPKQYNGMKFVREESRPISSDTGLKDIAAMAVGETYPAPAATPGKIEQVDILDEYVKHILTYVDVSKLKPYKIVVNTGNGAAGPIINAMEKFLPFELVKVYNEPDGNFPNGVPNPILQENREATAKVVRETGADFGVAWDGDFDRCFLFDEKGGFIEGYYMVGFLSEAFLKKNKGASVIYDPRLVWNTIEIAESLGGKPVMCKSGHAFIKDKMREVNAIYGGEMSAHHYFRDFSYCDSGQIPWLLVAELMSASGGKTLSELMKARMDRFPTSGEVNSKVADAKAVMDRIEAKYGASGKVTKVDGLSIEFDKWRFNLRMSNTEPVIRLNVETRQDEALLKEKTDELLAEIRA, from the coding sequence ATGGCAGTGACAGACAAAGGTTTTGGCGCATACGATGTACGCGGTATCTATCCCGACGAGGTGAACGAGGAGCTCGCTTACCGCGTTGGACGCAGTTTCCCCACGCTGTTCGGCGCGAAGAAGGTTGCGATCGGACATGACATCCGTCTCTCGGGACCCGCGATCCGCGATGCGCTCGCAAAGGGGCTCACGGAGGCGGGCTGCGATGTTGTCGACATCGGGCAGTGCGGCACGGAGATGATCTACTTCGCGACGGCACATCTCGGCCTTGGCGGCGGTATCATGATTACGGCGAGCCACAATCCGAAGCAGTACAACGGCATGAAGTTCGTGCGCGAAGAGTCGCGTCCGATCTCGAGCGATACGGGGCTGAAGGACATTGCGGCGATGGCGGTCGGTGAGACCTATCCTGCACCCGCAGCGACGCCCGGCAAGATCGAGCAGGTGGACATACTCGATGAGTATGTGAAGCACATCCTCACCTATGTCGATGTGAGCAAACTAAAGCCGTACAAGATCGTCGTCAACACGGGCAACGGCGCGGCAGGTCCCATCATCAACGCAATGGAGAAGTTCCTGCCCTTCGAGCTCGTCAAGGTCTACAACGAGCCGGACGGCAATTTCCCGAACGGCGTGCCGAACCCGATCCTGCAGGAGAACCGCGAGGCGACGGCAAAGGTCGTGCGCGAGACGGGCGCGGATTTCGGCGTGGCATGGGACGGCGACTTCGACCGCTGCTTCCTCTTTGACGAAAAGGGCGGCTTCATCGAGGGCTACTACATGGTCGGCTTCCTCTCGGAGGCGTTCCTCAAGAAGAACAAGGGGGCAAGCGTGATCTACGATCCGCGCCTCGTCTGGAACACGATTGAGATTGCGGAGAGTCTCGGCGGCAAGCCCGTCATGTGCAAGAGCGGCCACGCATTCATCAAGGACAAGATGCGCGAGGTCAATGCGATCTACGGCGGCGAGATGAGCGCACATCACTATTTCCGCGATTTCTCCTACTGCGACAGCGGTCAGATTCCGTGGCTGCTCGTGGCGGAGCTGATGAGTGCATCGGGCGGCAAGACGCTCTCCGAGCTGATGAAGGCGCGCATGGATCGCTTCCCAACCTCGGGTGAGGTCAACAGCAAGGTCGCGGACGCAAAGGCGGTCATGGACCGCATCGAGGCGAAGTACGGTGCGAGCGGCAAGGTGACAAAGGTGGACGGCCTCTCGATTGAGTTCGACAAATGGCGCTTTAACCTGCGCATGTCGAACACGGAGCCGGTCATCCGTCTGAACGTTGAAACGCGGCAGGATGAGGCGTTGCTCAAGGAGAAGACGGACGAGCTGCTGGCAGAGATTCGTGCCTAA